The Parambassis ranga chromosome 19, fParRan2.1, whole genome shotgun sequence genome contains a region encoding:
- the LOC114452280 gene encoding ATP-citrate synthase-like isoform X2: protein MSAKAISEQTGKEFLYKYICTSAAVQNRFRYATVAAETDWGRLTQEHPWLLTERLVVKPDQLIKRRGKLGLVGINLDLQGAQEWLKARLNKETTVGKAKGVLKNFLIEPFVPHTQEEEFYVCVYATREGDYVLFHHEGGVEVGDVDAKAQRLMVAVDEKLSEEQVTEQLLTHVPDGKKEVLANFIVGLFNLYEDLYFTYLEINPLVVTQNGVYILDMAAKIDATADYICKAKWGDVEFPPPFGREAYPEEAYIADLDAKSGASLKLTLLNPRGRIWTMVAGGGASVVYSDTICDLGGVDELANYGEYSGAPSEQQTYDYAKTILSLMTREKHLQGKVLIIGGSIANFTNVAATFKGIVRAIKDNQGPLKEHEVTIFVRRGGPNYQEGLRVMGEVGKTTGIPIHVFGTETHMTAIVGMALGHRPIPNQPPMDAHTANFLLNASNSAKTPATTRTASFSEPRTSNDVSPAKKSKAGLPADSLHSILWPLKNMVTGNWKAKATTLFRKHTKAIVWGMQTRAVQGMLDFDYVCSRDEPSVAAMVYPFTGDHKQKFYWGHKEILIPVYKNMTDAMKKHPEVDVLISFASLRSAFDSTVEAMQYPQIHTIAIIAEGIPEAQTRRMIKMADEKGVTIIGPATVGGIKPGCFKIGNTGGMLDNILASKLYRPGSVAYVSRSGGMSNELNNIISRTTDGVYEGVAIGGDRYPGSTFMDHVLRYQDTPGIKMIVVLGEIGGTEEYKICQGISEGRITKPVVCWCIGTCATMFASEVQFGHAGACANQASETAVAKNQALRDAGAYVPKSFDELGDVIRTVYEELVANGTIVPAEEVPPPTVPMDYSWARELGLIRKPASFMTSICDERGQELIYAGMPITEVFKEEMGLGGVLGLLWFQRRLPRYACQFIEMCLMVTADHGPAVSGAHNTIVCARAGKDLISSLTSGLLTIGDRFGGALDAAAKQFSKAFDSGMLPMEFVNKMKKDGKLIMGIGHRVKSINNPDMRVQILKDFVKQHFPATQLLDYALDVEKITTSKKPNLILNVDGFIGVAFVDLLRTCGGFTRDEADEFVDIGALNGIFVLGRSMGFIGHYLDQKRLKQGLYRHPWDDISYVLPEHMSM, encoded by the exons GTGGGAAAGGCAAAAGGTGTGCTGAAGAACTTCCTTATTGAGCCgtttgttccacacacacag GAGGAagagttttatgtgtgtgtctacgcCACACGTGAAGGCGACTATGTACTTTTCCATCACGAGGGAGGAGTGGAGGTGGGTGATGTTGATGCCAAGGCCCAGAGGCTGATGGTTGCAGTGGATGAGAAGCTTAGTGAAGAGCaagtcacagagcagcttctCACACATGTTCCTGATGGCAAGAAAGA AGTCCTGGCCAATTTTATAGTGGGCCTCTTCAACTTGTATGAAGACCTCTATTTCACGTATCTTGAGATCAATCCCCTTG TTGTCACCCAAAATGGAGTGTACATACTCGACATGGCAGCCAAGATTGATGCCACAGCAGATTACATCTGCAAGGCAAAGTGGGGTGATGTGGAGTTTCCTCCACCCTTTGGCAGAGAAGCATATCCGGAA GAGGCCTACATAGCAGATCTGGATGCAAAGAGCGGCGCCAGTCTGAAGCTGACCCTGCTAAACCCTCGGGGCAGGATCTGGACCATGGTGGCTGGAGGAGGTGCTTCAGTAGTTTACAG TGACACCATCTGTGATCTGGGTGGGGTGGATGAACTTGCCAATTATGGCGAGTACTCTGGTGCACCCAGTGAACAACAGACCTACGACTACGCAAAAACTATCCTCTCTCTCATGACACGTGAAAAACATCTTCAAG GCAAAGTGCTGATCATTGGAGGAAGTATCGCCAACTTCACCAATGTAGCAGCCACGTTCAAG GGCATCGTCAGGGCCATTAAAGACAATCAGGGCCCTCTGAAGGAGCACGAGGTCACCATCTTTGTCCGACGTGGCGGGCCTAACTACCAAGAGGGGCTGAGGGTAATGGGTGAAGTAG GGAAGACCACAGGTATACCTATTCATGTGTTTGGTACTGAGACGCATATGACAGCCATTGTTGGAATGGCACTGGGCCACCGGCCAATTCCCAACCAGCCTCCAATGGACGCACATACAGCCAACTTCCTCCTTAATGCCAGCAACAGTGCAAAG ACTCCAGCTACAACAAGGACAGCTTCATTCTCTGAACCCAGGACATCCAATGATGTCAGCCCAGCCAAAAAGTCTAAAGCAGGTCTTCCAGCAG ACTCCCTTCATTCTATACTGTGGCCTCTGAAGAATATGGTCACAGGTAATTGGAAAG CCAAAGCAACCACACTCTTTAGAAAACACACCAAGGCCATCGTCTGGGGCATGCAGACACGGGCTGTGCAAGGCATGCTGGACTTTGACTACGTGTGCTCCAGGGATGAACCCTCTGTGGCAGCTATGGTCTACCCCTTCAC TGGTGATCACAAACAGAAGTTCTACTGGGGCCACAAAGAGATTCTCATACCAGTTTATAAAAACATGACTGATGCTATGAAAAAGCACCCTGAGGTGGACGTCCTGATCAGCTTTGCCTCTCTGCGCTCAGCATTTGACAGCACAGTGGAGGCCATGCAGTACCCACAG ATTCACACCATCGCCATCATAGCTGAGGGCATCCCTGAAGCTCAGACAAGGAGGATGATCAAGATGGCTGATGAAAAGGGTGTCACTATCATCGGCCCTGCCACG GTTGGTGGCATCAAGCCAGGCTGTTTTAAGATCGGAAACACAGGTGGCATGCTGGACAACATCCTGGCCTCCAAACTTTACCGTCCTGGAAGTGTAGCATATGTGTCACGCTCAGGTGGCATGTCCAACGAGCTAAACAACATCATCTCACGCACTACAGACGGTGTCTATGAAGGTGTGGCCATTGGAGGAGACAG ATATCCAGGCTCCACCTTTATGGACCATGTCCTACGCTACCAAGACACTCCAGGAATTAAGATGATAGTTGTGCTGGGAGAG ATTGGAGGCACAGAGGAGTACAAAATCTGCCAAGGCATCAGTGAGGGCAGAATAACCAAACCTGTGGTGTGCTGGTGTATTGGAACCTGTGCCACCATGTTTGCATCAGAG GTTCAGTTTGGCCATGCGGGAGCCTGTGCCAACCAGGCTTCAGAGACTGCTGTGGCCAAGAACCAGGCTCTGAGGGACGCTGGAGCATACGTTCCAAAGAGCTTTGATGAGCTGGGAGATGTCATAAG gacTGTTTATGAAGAACTGGTGGCCAATGGTACTATTGTTCCTGCTGAGGAAGTGCCTCCCCCAACAGTACCTATGGATTACTCCTGGGCAAGG GAGTTGGGCCTGATCCGTAAGCCAGCATCATTCATGACGAGCATCTGTGATGAGCGAGGACAGGAGCTCATCTACGCAGGCATGCCCATCACTgaggtctttaaagaggagatgGGTTTAGGAGGAGTGCTGGGCTTGCTCTGGTTCCAGCGCAG GTTGCCGCGTTATGCCTGCCAGTTCATTGAAATGTGCCTGATGGTGACTGCTGATCACGGGCCTGCGGTCTCTGGTGCTCATAACACAATCGTCTGTGCTCGTGCTGGCAAAGACCTTATCTCAAGCCTCACCTCTGGCCTGCTCACCATC GGAGACCGTTTTGGAGGTGCTTTGGATGCAGCAGCAAAGCAGTTCAGCAAGGCATTTGACAGCGGCATGCTGCCCATGGAGTTTGTCAacaagatgaagaaggatggCAAACTGATCATGGGCATTGGACACAGGGTCAAATCT aTCAACAATCCAGACATGCGAGTGCAGATTCTGAAGGACTTTGTTAAGCAGCATTTCCCCGCCACCCAGCTACTAGACTACGCCCTAGATGTAGAAAAGATCACCACCTCCAAG AAACCCAACTTGATCCTTAATGTAGATGGATTTATTGGCGTTGCCTTTGTGGACCTGCTTAGGACATGTGGTGGCTTCACACG AGATGAAGCTGATGAGTTTGTGGATATCGGTGCTCTAAATGGGATCTTTGTCCTCGGCCGTAGCATGGGCTTTATTG GCCATTACCTAGACCAGAAGAGGCTGAAACAGGGTCTGTACCGCCACCCCTGGGATGACATCTCCTATGTGCTTCCTGAACATATGTCCATGTAA